One region of Camelina sativa cultivar DH55 chromosome 6, Cs, whole genome shotgun sequence genomic DNA includes:
- the LOC104790725 gene encoding MATH domain and coiled-coil domain-containing protein At3g44790 — translation MGSEKFTWVIKNLSSLQSNKGIYSDEFVIGGCKWCLMTFPQGILTHNYLSLYLKVAGFETLPRGWKRHARFSLTVVNQISDKLSQRRETERCFDQKFPVRGILDVISLTELVNDEVKIVVEIEVLQVIGKLDVSQELNQPLKRIRLNGDGGGAVSSHSSSSVDVNGFQVLPSQAESVKRIFEKHPDMALEFRAKNQDLRTSCINVLLSLIKTLCQSLQDLSIDDLGQAEQALTYLIHSGFKVDWLERKLEEVKVKKIEEQFGKTRMQQLEEELKVSRQKCSDMESLLEKEKEELKVSKQMCSDIEALLEKEKTKVLAAARAPPLTLDDVV, via the exons ATGGGGAGTGAAAAGTTCACTTGGGTGATTAAGAATTTATCATCTTTGCAATCTAATAAGGGCATTTACTCTGATGAATTTGTGATTGGTGGTTGCAAAtg GTGTCTTATGACCTTTCCTCAGGGAATTCTCACTCATAATTATTTGTCTCTGTATCTAAAGGTAGCTGGTTTTGAAACTTTGCCTCGTGGATGGAAAAGACACGCAAGATTTAGCCTAACTGTTGTTAATCAAATTTCTGATAAACTCTCCCAACGACGAG AAACAGAACGATGCTTTGATCAAAAGTTCCCCGTCCGTGGTATTTTAGATGTTATTTCTCTTACCGAACTTGTGAACGACGAAGTCAAGATTGTTGTGGAAATAGAAGTTCTTCAAGTTATTGGGAAATTAGATGTTTCTCAAGAGTTAAACCAACCTCTGAAAAGGATAAGGCTAaatggtgatggtggtggtgcgGTGTCTAGtcattcttcatcatcagtAGATGTCAATGGTTTTCAAGTTCTTCCTTCACAG GCGGAATCTGTGAAACGTATATTCGAAAAACACCCAGACATGGCACTAGAGTTCCGAGCAAAGAACCAAGATCTGAGGACATCATGCATAAACGTCCTCCTCAGCCTAATCAAGACGTTGTGCCAGTCACTGCAAGACCTTTCCATTGATGACCTTGGCCAAGCAGAGCAAGCACTCACGTACCTGATACATTCGGGGTTTAAGGTGGACTGGCTGGAGCGTAAACTGGAGGAAGTAAAGGTAAAAAAGATTGAAGAGCAGTTTGGCAAGACTCGGATGCAACAATTAGAGGAAGAGCTCAAGGTCTCTAGGCAGAAGTGCTCAGACATGGAATCTCTCctcgagaaagagaaagaggaactGAAGGTTTCCAAGCAGATGTGCTCAGACATAGAAGCTCTGCTtgagaaagagaagacaaagGTGTTGGCTGCCGCCAGAGCTCCTCCTCTAACGTTGGATGATGTTGTCTGA